The genomic interval CCTTTCCCTTCTTTTTCTAAGTGGAGCAAAACTGCTATCCACTTGAGTGTTTTGTACAACATCCTTATACACTTCCCCCCTTCCGTAAGCTTTTCCGTTACTGCTATTGCTGCTTATGTTTAGTTGCTCATTTGGGCGTTCGTTTAAACGTTCATCGACATACCAGATCGAATCCTCCATAGCATGCTCAGTAGCATCACCACCCATATGGTTATCATCTTTACTTGCATTTCCAAAGGATACACTGCTCAGTCTTAGTTTCAATCTAAAGGATGACGAACCTACTGTGTTAGATTGTTCACCCCTACATACAGTGCTAACTTCACCTTTAGATAGCACATCTACACCTATAGGTGTTTCCCCTTCGGCAATATCTATGGACATATCTCTTCCTTTGAGCACTTCAAACATTTCACTGTCGAATGGTTCTTCATATATTCCTTCTTTCGATTCAATATCCTCCTGTTCTTCCTCCTCCTTCAGTCTTAACAAAGAAATgctttgttttaatttattgtatCTTGTATTCCTTCCTTCTCTACCTCTACTATCTAAGGTATATCTATCGCCTCCAACTCCGCTTTTAGATTCCGTTTTACCTTCCGCTCTACTTTCACTTCTTCCACTCACCTGCGTGaacatttttgcaaaaaatttttcctCCTCACTGTTGTATTCCATTTGCATATTGACAAACTTCTTTGCTTCCTTTGTCCCTCTGATGGACACCAAaagtttataaaattcattttcataATCTTTTAATGCTTTTGTTCGTAAGTTGaataaatgcattttttccttttcatccTCTGTTTGTTCAATGacttttttaatactattgaaaattataagCATATCTTCATTAAACTCTTTTTCGTCTTTGTACATATCATAATGAagtttattatacataatgtctatatttatatgattcATATATGGGGcaatatccttttttaatttatattcatctGTTTCGCCCTTTCTTTGATCATTTGTCCTACTCTGCATTATACTTttcgtttcttttttttccttctctcTATCAATGCCTCCTTGGGTATGTTCTATTCCCGCATCGATAGATTCGATTCCCCCTTGGACCAGTACCTCCCCTCCAGCAACTTTTGCCTGAACCCTGTCTGCTTTTGCCTCAATCCCATCCAATTTTGCCTCAATCCCATCCGATTTTGCCTCAATCCCATCCGATTTTGCCTCAATCCCATCCGATTTTGCCTCAATCCCATCCGATTTTGCCTCAATCCCATCCGCTTCTGCCTCTACCCCTCCCTTCCTTCCGAAATAAACATCTGCATAATCGTCGGCATAACTGATTCTATCGAATATCTGCTTTCTCCTCATGTTGTCCAGAACTTGTGATAATCTTCTCTTGATGCTTCTATTTAATGATGATTGATTTTGTTTACCACCTTGTATGTTTATCACTGCGCTTGCCTTACCGCGCCTCATCTGGTAGTTGCTCTTCATTCCGTTACTaatgttattgttactactgTAGTTAATACTATTATGGTTAATACTATTGTTAACACCTCTACTGGTGTTACTATTACCACTccttttattacttttattgcTGTGTTCGTTTATGTCAGAATCCACGAAGGCGCTCATAGTGGGGTTACTGCTGTTTCCATCCTCTCTTTTCTTCCTCAAATCATAGCAATTTTCATCTAACAGCAACACACTACTTTCCTTCAAGATCTCCTCTTCACCTCGTTCAGTTAAATCATTTATACCACAAACTTGAAAGGTGGATACTTCTCCCACCTTTGGAGTTATAACTGGAAATTCCTCATTAGAGACAAGCACATCACTCGGGAGAAGTATATCACTCGGTAGAAGTACATCACTAGGGAGAAGTACATCACTTGGGAGTAGCATAGCATTTGATAGAATATCTTCCTTCGAGAGAATGACTTCATTTTGAATTCCTCCATGTGTGCATTCACTCTTCATTTCGTTTTTCATCTTGGTGTTGTTcccttttttactttttattgaTACCTCTTCTACCTTTACGTGTTCTATCCTATTCTCTTTACGAGTAGAAATACGTGTAACACTATTTTGTTCTTCATATTTCCCCCCATTTTCTTGTGTTTCATGGGCTATTTCTACACCATCTGTCCTTTTCCCTCTTGTCCTTTTACTACTTTGACTGTATGGATAATAAAGATAATTGCTATCATACGTATTACTACTCTGCCTCCTGAGTAACATACTTGATCTTGTTCtgttttctttcctttttgtatGTAATAGAACTTCCTCAGTGTTGTCATCTTCGTCATTCCCTTCACCTTGACCCTTCCCATTTCCTCTTTCTTTGTCCTTACACACTTCTACATGCATATCGTCATGAGTTTTATTTATCTGACTATTCTTCTTCTTATatttagaattattttttttaatgcctccttttttaattgtttcaCTACATTCTATCACCTCGTTTTCTTCTTCAACACAAACTGATAAGATGGCCTTTGaattctttttacttttcccATCATTGTTCCAGTTGCTGCTTTTTCTTCTACACCTATTGACATCACCTCCATTGCAGTCCCTACTTTCATCTCCATCCCTGTTTCCACTTTTATTCCTATCCCCATTATCCTCCTTCGCATTGTCCCCCTTCCAATTTTCAACTTTCTcttcttttccattttttcctaAATTGTTCCATGCCATTTCTTCCTTGTAGTCTTTCCTAAAACCTCTATCACTCTCCCTCCCCCTCTGCTCATTAACTAGTTTTATTGccttttcttcctttttgttGTTATATTTCTTTCTCACTACATTATCTTCAACCTTATTCCATGGAAAATCAATACTACAGTTTTCATTTCCACTATTCCTACTTATTCTCCtatcatcattttttccctttgTTTTACTATTGTTCTCTTCGATgtctttttgttttgttttttctcttaGACTCCTCCTGGTTTCCATGTAGACGTGCTATAGTTGTATGCTACGTATAGATATGCGCATGCGTACATAAGTATACCtatgcgtatatgtatatatacatatatacatacacacatacacacatatatatatatatatatataaatatatgtaatgaagaaattaaaaaaaaaaaaaaaaaaaaagatacatgCATGCACGTTGGGATGCTCATGTAAATAACTGCACATACGTATACGCAAGTACATAATGTACAATCGTGGacatgtaattatataatgtactgcaaaatttattataacatgACTTGCTACGAATATAAATTCTTCTACTAAGCTATGCTTTTGTgttatcttaaaaaaaatatttttcacatGAATTGTTCATGCAGAATGTTACAGTTTTTTATTCCTCTTcatcaaatttttaaaagtaaaaaaagtatataatggtaataaatttttcttttttataattacaaaaaaatctgcaaaaaaaatttattttttttgtagtcACCGATGAGATTGTCAGAGTGGGTATAGAAAGAGGGTCTTCATGTGTACGCACGTGTGTATAATCGTACGTACTCACTTATGTATACTTGTACATAatcatttatgtatacttgTACATAatcatttatgtatacttgTACATAatcatttatgtatacttgTACATACTCACTTATGTATACTTGTACATAATCACTTATGTATAATTGTACGTACTTACTTATGTATACTTGTACATACTCACTTATGTATACTTGTACGTACTTACTTATGTATACTTGTACATACTCACTTATGTATACTTGTACGTACTTACTTATGTATACTTGTACATACTTACTTATGTAAGTTTGTATGTACTTCTTCATGCATGTTCCTACCCACGATCGTATGTATTGTAAGCATTAAGGAGTATTCTTGCTGAAACGCGtatttacatgtatgtatCAAAGAGAACGCATtatgattaaaaaatttatttgaattaataTCAAAAagcatgaaaaaaaaaaaaaaaatactaataataataataaagataaaatgaaaaaaaaaaaaaaaaaataaataaaaaaattaagtggAAACTTAAAATGGGGGCATcttcacatatatttaaaatgcaCAACAGGGGATAAAGGTCAggtaaaaatacatattgtTCACAAAACCCTTCCGAATATAGgcacatataaacataaacatatgaaCAAGTACATGTAAgagtgcatatataaatacagatttatatatacgtaaccTGCGTGAGCATCAGCATCCATTTAAttacgcaaaaaaaaaaaaaaaaaaaaaaaaaaaaaacttatttgTACACGTTCACCTAATCACGATTGCCCATgtgatatgtatatacaaaaatagatatgaacatatatatatgagcatatgcataaacatatacatacataaaaacatataaacatataaacatttatttatatatataaacatatatgtaatattatctacatatgcatgtatgcaaATTTTCGTACAGGTGTTTTTCATATcattttatgtacatttataagtAATTACGCGTACAAACATttatatggatatataatatatatatatatatataaatatatatatacattgatatatacatttatatatacatttatatatacatgtaatatacttctatatatacattgatatatacatgtaatatacttctatatatacattgatgtatacatgtaatatacttctatatatacattgatgtatacatgtaatatacttctatatatacattgatatatacatgtaatatacttttatatatacatttatatatacatgtaatatatttttatatataaattgatatatacatttatatatacatgtaatctacttttatatatacatgtaatattcatttatatatgtataaaatttgtgcttttgtatatttgtagTGCATTCGTTTTGCTGAAATATGTTCAGATGCTGTGAATGCATACGTAACGAACACTTTAATGTATGCGGctattttatgcatatatatacatatatttaatatatatatatatatatataatatatatatatatatatatatgtacacgaACATGTATGCATCGTTTAAgtgtttttgttttgtactatttttttttttttttttaagtttattaACACGTTCATgtgttcataaattttatcctatttttattcttgggtatttctttatttctgtattttttaacCACCTACTGCATTTATTTCGTGCgtatttttgattttttttttttttttttttttttttttttttcgttgttTTAACACTTCAcagttatttttttctttttaattttttaagccAATTTACGCCGAAACGGAATTTATGGCACAACAAATTCATGCCTCAGCTGATATGTGCAGGATTAAAATTGTTGCATAATGAAATTATGCcataacaatataaatttttttttttttttttttttttatttcttcaaaCCATCTTGTACATATTAACCTCTAATACAAGTGTGCATATGCCTCTAACATACATGTTTGTGGTACATGCATAACATTTGATACAGTCGCTTATATGTACCATTTTACATAaggtatattatataaaagcatGGCTGAAGTGACTTTCTGTGAAGAGTGTAATAATATCTTATACTCCAGGAGTGAtcgaaaaaacaaaaagctaatatatgtatgtaggAGTTGCGAGTACATATCacataaacaaaatgaagaGAATAACATAGTTGCTAGGATAAACTATAACTACAACAGGAAGTAAGAACAGCagttgaaatatttaattagaaaaaaaaaaaaaaaaaaaaaaaaaaaaagtacatatgGCATATCCGTGTGTAGGTGTTCGCTTTGCATACATGCACTTTTAccacatgtacgtatatgtgcatatgcaCTAGTGTACGTGTAATATATGTTGCTGGGGATTCATTCCCCATAAGAACGATACatagaacatatatatatatatatatatatatatattgtcgtcataaaaactttatttttttattttatttttttttacgttttcCCCCTTCAGAGaagatatatacattcacCCCGAAACGAAAAACGACCCCGCGCTAGGTCGAGTACGTGACTGGACGTGCAAACAATGCGGAAACAACGAAGCGGTATTTTTGCAGTTACCAGAAAAGATCAGTTACAACCCTATGGCATTGATTTATGTGTGTACTGATAAGCATTGTCATTACTGGGAGAAAGAAATACAGCCTATGAGTGAAGACCAGTTATATAATAGAAGTGATCTGTCCACAGATTCATCCGAGGAAAGAGAGTTGAGAACATACGTTAAACAGGAGATAGGTGTAGAAGTAGatgaaaaagaaggaaataaaaaaaagaggaagaaattgaaaaaagtaaatgcTGATAATGGGgaggaaataaaagaagcAGAACAAGAAGATGGCGATAAGAATGAGAATGTGGATGAAGACGAggatgaggaaaaaaaagaagaaaatcgACTGAAACAGGAGctatacaatataataaagacaaatgaaaaagagcATAGTGAACATATAGACATAAAGGAGGAAAATGAAAGTGATGTAGATGAGTATTTTTGTGAATaacagaaaaagaaaagcaagaggaatttattttaacaaaattacaATAATGTATTTGCGTTATATGTGCGTATTAGCCATTCGATAtgatgttatatatttatccatgcatatacatacatatatacatatatacatatatatatatatatatatatatttatattttttttttgtcgtGATTGGCTCACCGGTggatacatgtacatatacctACTCAGTTGcgcacatacatatttatcaTGCACAGCTTGCGCTTCTGCCTTTTTTCCtaccccctttttttttttaatgtaatagCTTAT from Plasmodium brasilianum strain Bolivian I chromosome 2, whole genome shotgun sequence carries:
- a CDS encoding DNA-directed RNA polymerase II subunit RPB9, translating into MAEVTFCEECNNILYSRSDRKNKKLIYVCRSCEYISHKQNEENNIVARINYNYNRKEDIYIHPETKNDPALGRVRDWTCKQCGNNEAVFLQLPEKISYNPMALIYVCTDKHCHYWEKEIQPMSEDQLYNRSDLSTDSSEERELRTYVKQEIGVEVDEKEGNKKKRKKLKKVNADNGEEIKEAEQEDGDKNENVDEDEDEEKKEENRLKQELYNIIKTNEKEHSEHIDIKEENESDVDEYFCE